A single genomic interval of Amblyomma americanum isolate KBUSLIRL-KWMA chromosome 11, ASM5285725v1, whole genome shotgun sequence harbors:
- the LOC144109432 gene encoding uncharacterized protein LOC144109432 gives MDVLIRYWDQTDATVKTRYLTSCFLGHTCAEDLSVAFRKATEGIKQMNILQVSMDGPNVNLKFLRSLKEELREADNSHKILDIGSCGLHIVNGAFKTGHSATHWDLVAFLRGSYNLFKCAPARRADYTRYTGSVVFPLKFCPVRWLENRKVISRALDIIPNLLKYVECSKEAKKPPACASFSTVEKAVGDRMLPVKLAFMLSIAEELEPFLAEFQTDKPMLPFVAPALDRLLRSLLGRIIRKEILQATNTSSKLLRIDLENPDNMVSAAAFDIGFAAKNEFRKIPKPSQLTVLSFKKDCISFVKRCSQKVMERSPLQYKLTRGASCLDPASALSPEAGAKKLCMALEVLTEHQWMTGLEAERTHRSYGEVCSLSSVQVALRSFDRKEQRLDALWFELCSRDHKELFLFVKLILCMSHGNAAVERGFSVNKECLVENLKEESLIAQRVVYDAVSAVGGVAKIDVTNTMMQMVRGANARWKEELQRKRQERLDASDAERKKKRVAALVKELQHKKQKLISDAQLQASRLEEEIISLKHA, from the coding sequence ATGGATGTACTGATCAGGTACTGGGACCAAACTGATGCCACTGTGAAGACGCGCTACCTAACTTCGTGTTTCTTGGGGCACACCTGCGCAGAAGATTTGAGTGTTGCTTTTAGGAAAGCCACAGAAGGCATTAAGCAAATGAATATTTTACAAGTTTCGATGGACGGGCCAAACGTCAACTTAAAGTTTTTAAGGTCCCTCAAGGAAGAACTTAGAGAAGCTGACAACAGTCACAAGATCCTGGACATTGGGAGCTGTGGACTCCACATTGTCAATGGCGCATTTAAAACAGGCCACTCTGCGACACACTGGGATCTGGTAGCATTTCTTCGTGGGAGCTATAATCTCTTCAAGTGTGCGCCAGCACGTCGCGCAGACTACACTCGCTACACGGGCAGTGTTGTGTTCCCGTTGAAGTTCTGCCCAGTAAGGTGGCTCGAGAATAGGAAGGTGATCTCGAGAGCGCTTGACATTATTCCGAACTTACTGAAATATGTGGAATGCTCCAAGGAAGCAAAAAAGCCGCCAGCATGCGCTAGCTTCAGCACTGTTGAAAAGGCAGTAGGTGACAGGATGCTGCCTGTGAAATTGGCTTTTATGCTGTCAATTGCTGAAGAACTCGAGCCATTTCTGGCTGAATTTCAGACGGACAAGCCCATGCTGCCGTTCGTTGCTCCTGCTCTGGATCGCCTGTTACGGTCATTGCTTGGTAGAATCATCCGAAAAGAGATCCTCCAAGCTACCAACACGTCCTCCAAGCTGCTTAGGATTGACTTGGAGAACCCAGATAACATGGTTTCTGCTGCTGCATTTGACATTGGGTTTGCTGCGAAAAATGAGTTTCGCAAGATCCCAAAACCGTCGCAACTGACTGTGCTTAGCTTCAAAAAAGACTGTATTTCCTTCGTGAAGAGGTGTTCACAAAAGGTGATGGAAAGGTCACCTTTGCAATACAAGTTGACCAGAGGTGCAAGCTGCTTGGACCCTGCTAGTGCGTTGTCCCCAGAGGCTGGTGCTAAAAAACTGTGCATGGCACTGGAGGTGCTAACGGAGCACCAGTGGATGACTGGCTTGGAAGCTGAGCGTACCCACCGTTCCTATGGTGAGGTATGCTCATTGAGCTCAGTACAGGTGGCATTGAGGAGCTTTGACAGAAAGGAACAGAGGCTGGATGCGCTCTGGTTTGAGTTGTGTTCACGGGACCATAAAGAGCTATTTTTGTTCGTCAAGCTAATTCTTTGCATGTCTCATGGCAATGCAGCTGTGGAACGAGGATTTTCTGTAAACAAAGAATGCCTTGTCGAAAACCTCAAAGAAGAGTCGCTGATTGCACAGAGAGTGGTGTATGATGCAGTTTCAGCTGTTGGAGGGGTTGCCAAAATTGATGTTACGAACACAATGATGCAAATGGTTCGTGGTGCCAACGCCCGATGGAAGGAGGAGTTGCAAAGAAAGAGGCAAGAGAGATTGGATGCATCAGATgctgaaaggaagaagaagagagTGGCTGCTCTTGTCAAGGAGCTtcaacacaagaagcaaaagctCATCAGCGATGCACAGTTGCAGGCTTCTCGTCTTGAGGAAGAAATTATCTCCCTGAAACATGCCTGA